One Leclercia pneumoniae genomic region harbors:
- the cysH gene encoding phosphoadenosine phosphosulfate reductase, which produces MSVLDLNALNALPKVERVLQLAETNAQLEKLDAEGRVAWALENLPGEFVLSSSFGIQAAVSLHLVNQIRPDIPVILTDTGYLFPETYQFIDELTDKLKLNLKVYRAAQSAAWQEARYGKLWEQGVEGIEKYNEINKVEPMNRALKELNAQTWFAGLRRDQSGSRASLPVLAVQRGVFKVLPIIDWDNRTVYQYLQQHGLKYHPLWDQGYLSVGDTHTTRKWEPGMAEEETRFFGLKRECGLHEG; this is translated from the coding sequence ATGTCCGTACTCGATTTAAATGCCCTGAATGCACTGCCCAAAGTGGAACGTGTTCTTCAGCTTGCAGAAACCAATGCCCAGTTGGAGAAGCTGGACGCCGAAGGGCGTGTAGCATGGGCGCTGGAAAATCTGCCGGGAGAGTTTGTGCTCTCATCGAGCTTTGGTATCCAGGCAGCGGTCAGTTTGCATCTGGTGAATCAGATCCGCCCGGACATTCCGGTGATCCTCACCGATACCGGCTATCTGTTCCCGGAGACCTATCAGTTTATTGATGAGTTAACGGATAAGCTGAAGCTGAACCTGAAAGTGTATCGCGCAGCGCAGAGCGCGGCCTGGCAGGAGGCGCGTTACGGCAAGCTGTGGGAGCAGGGCGTTGAGGGCATTGAGAAATACAATGAGATCAACAAAGTCGAGCCGATGAACCGGGCGCTGAAAGAGCTTAACGCGCAAACCTGGTTTGCCGGGCTGCGCCGGGATCAGTCTGGCAGCCGTGCCAGCCTGCCGGTGCTGGCTGTCCAGCGCGGCGTGTTCAAAGTGCTGCCGATCATCGACTGGGACAACCGTACCGTGTATCAGTATCTGCAACAGCATGGGCTGAAATACCATCCGCTGTGGGATCAGGGCTATCTGTCGGTGGGCGATACCCATACCACGCGTAAATGGGAGCCCGGCATGGCGGAAGAAGAGACCCGCTTCTTTGGGCTTAAGCGCGAATGCGGATTGCACGAAGGTTGA
- a CDS encoding aminopeptidase — translation MFSAMRHRIAALAFGVCCIFPVQAKTHPFGEMAAEQARHIATVFPGRMTGTPAEMLTADYVRQQFAGMGYQSDIRTFHSRYIYTSRNRTQNWHNVIGSTVIAAHEGETAQQIIILAHLDTFAPMSDNDVDNNLGGLTLQGIDDNAAGVGVMLELAERLKDIPTQYSVRFIATSGEEEGRLGAENVLNRMSEKEKKNTLLVINLDNLIVGDKLYFNSGKTTPAPVRKITRDRALTLARAHGIFATTNPGGNAAYPKGTGCCNDGDVFDKAGIPVLYVEATNWSLGKKDGYQQRAKSKAFPDGTSWHDVRLDNQQYIDKTLPQRIEHRSRDVVRIMLPLVKELAKAGKA, via the coding sequence ATGTTTTCCGCAATGCGCCACCGTATCGCTGCCCTGGCGTTCGGCGTTTGCTGTATCTTCCCCGTTCAGGCAAAAACCCACCCTTTTGGTGAAATGGCCGCCGAACAGGCACGACACATTGCCACCGTGTTTCCAGGACGCATGACCGGAACGCCCGCCGAAATGCTTACCGCCGATTATGTGCGTCAGCAGTTCGCCGGAATGGGGTATCAGAGTGATATCCGCACCTTCCACAGCCGCTATATCTATACCTCCCGCAATCGTACGCAAAACTGGCATAACGTCATTGGCAGCACGGTGATTGCAGCGCATGAGGGCGAAACGGCACAGCAGATTATTATTCTCGCCCATCTCGATACTTTCGCGCCGATGAGCGATAACGATGTGGATAACAACCTGGGCGGCTTAACGCTACAGGGGATTGATGACAACGCAGCCGGCGTCGGGGTGATGCTGGAGCTGGCAGAACGCCTGAAAGATATTCCGACCCAGTATAGCGTGCGCTTTATTGCCACCAGTGGCGAAGAAGAGGGACGACTTGGGGCCGAAAATGTACTGAATCGCATGAGCGAGAAAGAGAAAAAAAATACGCTGCTGGTGATCAATCTCGATAACTTAATCGTGGGCGATAAACTCTATTTTAATAGCGGCAAAACCACCCCGGCCCCGGTGCGTAAGATCACCCGGGACCGCGCGCTGACGTTAGCCCGTGCGCACGGCATTTTCGCCACCACCAACCCCGGTGGCAATGCGGCCTACCCGAAAGGAACAGGTTGCTGCAACGATGGTGACGTGTTTGATAAGGCCGGGATCCCGGTGCTGTATGTTGAAGCAACCAACTGGTCGTTGGGTAAAAAAGATGGCTACCAGCAACGGGCGAAGTCGAAAGCGTTCCCGGATGGCACCAGTTGGCATGACGTGAGACTGGATAATCAGCAGTACATTGATAAAACCCTGCCGCAGCGCATAGAACACCGCAGTCGCGATGTGGTGCGTATTATGCTGCCGCTGGTGAAAGAGCTGGCGAAAGCGGGGAAAGCGTAG